A single window of Phycisphaerae bacterium DNA harbors:
- a CDS encoding ferritin family protein, with amino-acid sequence MPEFGNPFSGLAKDRKLTGSELVRAIRFMVSAEYEAVQLYTQLAESTNNKLAGDVLLDIADEERVHAGEFLRLLYELAPDEKKLYEDGAEEVQEMIDKLKKADS; translated from the coding sequence ATGCCGGAATTTGGAAATCCATTCAGCGGGCTTGCGAAAGACCGCAAACTCACAGGCTCTGAATTGGTTAGAGCAATTCGTTTTATGGTTTCCGCTGAATATGAAGCGGTTCAGTTATATACGCAGTTGGCGGAATCCACAAACAATAAACTGGCTGGGGATGTGCTTTTAGATATAGCCGACGAGGAACGTGTTCATGCCGGCGAGTTTCTGCGCCTTCTGTATGAGCTTGCTCCGGATGAGAAAAAATTATATGAGGATGGCGCCGAAGAAGTCCAGGAAATGATAGACAAGTTAAAAAAGGCTGACAGTTAA
- a CDS encoding arginine decarboxylase, pyruvoyl-dependent — protein sequence MYERFDLVPSKVFLTKGVGRHRYQLKSFEEALRQAGVAHQNLVQVSSILPPKCRVISREKGLTKLVIGSIRYCVMARADTNEQGRLIATSIGVALPKDDNNWGYLSEVHGHGMNHDKAADMAEDLAAGMLGTTLGLEVDPNKAWSEKEQVYKSSGLIIKTTNITQTAYGKKDAWTTTLAMAVFLFD from the coding sequence GTGTATGAAAGGTTCGACCTTGTACCCAGTAAGGTATTTTTAACCAAAGGAGTTGGTCGCCACAGGTACCAGCTGAAATCTTTTGAGGAAGCCTTGCGCCAAGCTGGAGTAGCACATCAGAATCTGGTCCAGGTCTCATCGATTCTTCCTCCTAAATGCAGGGTTATAAGCAGAGAAAAAGGTCTAACGAAGCTTGTAATTGGAAGTATCCGCTATTGTGTAATGGCAAGAGCCGATACAAATGAACAGGGAAGGCTTATAGCTACATCAATTGGAGTTGCTCTGCCTAAAGATGATAATAACTGGGGTTATCTAAGTGAAGTTCACGGACATGGAATGAATCACGACAAAGCGGCTGATATGGCTGAAGATTTAGCCGCCGGTATGCTCGGCACAACACTCGGTCTTGAGGTTGACCCTAACAAGGCATGGTCAGAAAAGGAGCAGGTGTATAAGTCAAGCGGACTGATTATAAAAACCACAAATATAACCCAGACCGCTTATGGCAAAAAAGACGCGTGGACAACTACGCTTGCGATGGCAGTATTTTTGTTTGACTGA